The Indicator indicator isolate 239-I01 chromosome 18, UM_Iind_1.1, whole genome shotgun sequence genome includes a region encoding these proteins:
- the ATOX1 gene encoding copper transport protein ATOX1, whose amino-acid sequence MPRHEFFVDMTCEGCSNAVTRVLHRLGGVQFDIDLPNKKVCIDSEHNVDTLLETLKKTGKNASYLGEKSAQ is encoded by the exons ATGCCG AGACACGAGTTCTTTGTGGACATGACCTGCGAAGGCTGCTCCAATGCAGTCACCCGTGtcctgcacaggctgggag GTGTCCAGTTTGATATTGACCTGCCCAACAAGAAGGTGTGTATCGATTCTGAGCACAACGTTGACACCCTGTTGGAAACCCTAAAGAAGACTGGAAAGAATGCTTCCTACCTTGGGGAGAAGTCTGCACAGTAG